From Paenibacillus sp. GP183, one genomic window encodes:
- a CDS encoding FUSC family protein, with protein sequence MINPNLFSKSFLYLHRIVKISLASTISWEIARQIGSKHPFFAPLAAILCLQVTVEESIQKSYQRILGIIAGVLLAEAASRFMSVNSWSIGLLIFISLTIAKLFKFDENIFSQVGVSALMVMTVGTGNNNYGFDRIIETIIGAITAIIINMFILPPDYTKEASQSLHQAASDLAEHVRDISKFVYEGRDDHAKSDLKSKTTKLYNDLDQATERITKALHALHFSPLIRKRRKQLIKYQQLLHRLQQVYIHLLEVQRIILEWKQAGGMREASAQEWGDRYSKLAEGIEDWKDAEFSEYFIRDLVENMDNNRFADLTNDEFRFALQEETFQLLEDLISTDNVSNPNEG encoded by the coding sequence ATGATAAATCCGAATCTTTTCTCGAAATCTTTTCTTTATTTACATAGAATCGTAAAAATTTCTCTTGCATCCACGATTTCCTGGGAAATAGCACGTCAAATCGGTTCGAAGCATCCCTTTTTTGCGCCTCTGGCTGCCATTTTATGCTTACAGGTGACCGTGGAAGAGTCCATTCAAAAGAGCTATCAACGTATTTTAGGAATAATAGCCGGGGTTTTACTCGCCGAAGCAGCATCCCGCTTTATGTCTGTTAATAGTTGGAGTATTGGGCTGCTCATTTTTATCTCTTTAACCATAGCCAAGCTCTTTAAATTCGATGAAAACATTTTTTCTCAAGTGGGTGTAAGTGCTTTGATGGTCATGACCGTCGGAACTGGCAATAACAATTATGGATTTGATCGAATTATCGAAACTATAATTGGGGCGATAACTGCCATAATCATCAATATGTTTATTTTACCACCGGATTATACGAAAGAAGCTAGTCAGTCCTTACACCAAGCTGCATCGGATTTGGCAGAACATGTAAGAGATATTTCCAAATTTGTGTATGAGGGTCGTGACGACCATGCAAAAAGCGATCTGAAAAGCAAGACAACTAAGCTTTATAATGATCTAGATCAAGCAACGGAAAGAATCACAAAGGCTTTACATGCTTTGCACTTTAGTCCGCTGATTCGGAAAAGAAGAAAGCAATTAATCAAGTATCAACAATTGCTTCATAGATTGCAGCAAGTGTATATTCATTTGTTGGAGGTACAGAGAATCATATTGGAATGGAAACAAGCCGGAGGGATGAGAGAAGCATCAGCCCAAGAATGGGGAGATCGATATTCAAAGCTAGCTGAAGGTATAGAAGATTGGAAAGATGCCGAATTCTCAGAATATTTTATTCGCGATTTGGTCGAAAATATGGATAACAACCGGTTCGCTGATCTTACTAATGACGAATTCAGGTTCGCTCTACAAGAAGAAACCTTTCAATTGCTTGAGGATTTAATTTCAACCGATAATGTTTCAAACCCAAATGAAGGATAA
- the corA gene encoding magnesium/cobalt transporter CorA, producing the protein MLIYNKDTMETHTEKVRKPEENEVAWIRLRYPEPTETTYVLHDLLESHQLLVEDAIKLNQRPKMDRYSNNIFISFFTIDEQYNPLEIAIVVGTNYVVTIYKDDIPVLESLYDELQRAEGKMKYPAQILYHIMDRCVDDYVQIIDHIEDTVEQWEEEVHIDPYAKISSEVFKLKRLTHGLRRIFIEERSILGSVSHQNFPYSSPDADVYFADIFDHISRVVDSIDSFRDSLTGLLDMQISMKADRMNEIMKTLTIFSTIFLPLSFVVGLYGMNIKNIPEYTWDFGYTYVWGVMIFLIIGMILFFKKKKWI; encoded by the coding sequence ATGCTCATTTATAACAAAGATACAATGGAAACCCATACTGAAAAGGTAAGAAAGCCTGAGGAGAATGAGGTTGCATGGATTCGCCTCCGCTACCCGGAGCCAACAGAAACCACTTATGTGCTGCACGATTTACTGGAAAGCCATCAACTTTTGGTTGAAGACGCAATTAAATTAAATCAACGACCCAAAATGGATCGCTACTCAAATAATATTTTTATCTCTTTCTTTACAATTGATGAACAATACAATCCGCTTGAAATTGCGATAGTTGTCGGAACCAATTATGTCGTGACCATTTATAAAGATGATATTCCAGTTCTGGAAAGCTTGTATGATGAGCTCCAAAGAGCAGAAGGGAAAATGAAATATCCAGCCCAAATTCTTTATCACATTATGGATCGTTGTGTAGATGATTACGTTCAAATCATTGATCATATCGAAGACACGGTTGAGCAGTGGGAAGAAGAGGTGCACATCGATCCTTATGCCAAAATTTCCAGTGAGGTATTCAAGTTAAAAAGACTTACGCACGGACTTCGCAGGATTTTTATAGAAGAACGATCCATATTGGGATCTGTCAGCCATCAAAATTTCCCTTATTCTTCACCTGATGCCGATGTCTATTTTGCAGATATCTTTGATCATATATCACGAGTAGTGGATTCCATTGACAGTTTTCGTGATTCCTTGACGGGACTCCTGGATATGCAGATTTCCATGAAAGCTGACAGAATGAACGAAATAATGAAAACCTTGACTATATTCAGTACGATATTTCTGCCTCTTTCTTTTGTCGTCGGACTTTACGGTATGAACATAAAGAATATACCGGAATATACCTGGGATTTTGGCTATACCTATGTTTGGGGTGTTATGATTTTTCTTATTATTGGCATGATTCTATTTTTCAAAAAGAAGAAATGGATCTAA
- a CDS encoding nitrate/sulfonate/bicarbonate ABC transporter ATP-binding protein: MKKTLIELQQICKRYDLPNQANVSILEDIQLKISEGEFVSILGPSGSGKSTLLRIIAGLVSPSQGSVIYNGQSIQGTNSGVGMVFQSFALFPWLTVLENVKLGLENKRLRDKEKMHKALSIIDMVGLDGFEGAYPKELSGGMRQRVGIGRALVMEPDILLMDEPFSALDVLTAENLKRDLLELWTEKKIPTKSIIMVTHSIEEAVYMSDRAIVLSRDPARIIADIPILMPHWRDKQEVHFTGLVDKIYSILTHRELKHTDQPEEHKKKIEKIQKVPAGALTGFIELIDDLGEKVDLYKLADQFSLDLEDFLPLVEAAQMLQFASIHQGDIELTAIGRQFADASVLERKEIFKDQVLQHVPTMEKIIWILQSKSNNKMEREFFVEIFEKHFGSEEAMHQLDILIDWGRYAELIAYDEKAKYLYLEQESAVIPE, translated from the coding sequence ATGAAAAAAACGCTTATTGAACTGCAGCAAATCTGCAAACGATATGATTTGCCTAATCAAGCAAATGTCAGCATATTGGAAGATATTCAATTGAAAATTTCAGAGGGAGAGTTTGTTTCTATACTAGGCCCATCTGGTTCTGGGAAATCAACATTGCTGCGAATTATTGCAGGTTTGGTATCTCCTTCGCAAGGCTCAGTCATCTACAATGGCCAATCCATCCAAGGAACAAATTCAGGCGTTGGCATGGTATTTCAATCCTTTGCCTTGTTTCCTTGGTTAACTGTGCTGGAAAATGTAAAGCTTGGTCTTGAGAATAAACGTTTAAGAGATAAAGAGAAAATGCACAAAGCTCTTTCTATTATAGATATGGTTGGACTTGATGGTTTTGAGGGTGCTTATCCGAAAGAATTATCTGGAGGTATGCGGCAGCGAGTAGGCATTGGCCGTGCTTTGGTCATGGAACCCGACATTTTACTCATGGATGAACCATTCTCAGCACTTGATGTCCTGACGGCAGAAAATTTGAAGCGGGATTTATTGGAGCTGTGGACTGAGAAAAAAATTCCGACAAAATCCATCATTATGGTGACGCACAGTATTGAGGAAGCGGTGTACATGTCTGACCGGGCCATCGTGCTTTCTAGAGATCCAGCCCGGATTATCGCGGATATTCCTATCCTCATGCCTCATTGGCGTGATAAACAAGAGGTACATTTTACTGGGCTGGTCGATAAAATTTATTCCATTTTGACGCATAGGGAGTTAAAACACACGGACCAACCCGAAGAACACAAGAAAAAGATTGAAAAAATTCAGAAAGTACCTGCAGGCGCATTAACAGGTTTCATTGAATTGATTGATGATTTGGGTGAAAAGGTGGACTTATATAAATTAGCGGATCAGTTTAGTCTGGATCTGGAAGATTTCTTACCTCTTGTAGAGGCCGCGCAGATGCTGCAATTTGCTTCTATCCATCAGGGAGATATCGAATTAACGGCAATCGGTCGTCAATTTGCAGACGCAAGTGTACTGGAGCGAAAAGAGATCTTCAAAGATCAGGTGCTGCAGCATGTTCCCACAATGGAGAAAATCATTTGGATTTTACAATCGAAGTCCAACAACAAAATGGAGCGGGAATTTTTTGTCGAGATTTTCGAGAAGCATTTTGGCTCGGAAGAGGCTATGCATCAATTGGACATTCTTATAGACTGGGGGAGATATGCGGAACTGATTGCCTATGATGAGAAAGCCAAATATCTTTATTTGGAACAAGAATCCGCCGTGATACCCGAATAA
- a CDS encoding ABC transporter permease subunit: MKGLFIAMNHKNKFGWADIVVIFLLLSVLYAAAKLGSGMRVPLSQEHQPTLSLDPIWLPYYAGRSLLRMFIAFGASLIFTFVYGHIAAYNRTAEKFMIPAIDILQSVPVLGFLTATVIAFMALFPGNLLGVECASIFAIFTGQVWNMTFSFYHSLSTIPRDLNEASKIHRLGVWTRFTKLEVPFSMIGLVWNSMMSFGGGWFFLAASESISVLNQDIHLPGIGSYMAMAADQGNSSAIAYSIITMVIMIIAVDQLFWKSVVAWTQKFKNEQTEAIEMPTSWVFDILKRARFVQWVNRKVTTIVHDSMIRLIETGTSVQLPPTPLLLKRMMKWTVGIIGSIFVSKLVYEGILEIAKLSWYEVFHVVILGLLTALRVFLSTLLAALWTLPIGVFIGMNPRFSKIAQPVVQILASFPANMTFPFFTIIYLQLGINMEWGAIPLMMLGTQWYILFNVIAGAMSIPSDLKEAAAVLKLTRWQTWKRLILPGVFPFMVTGCITASGGAWNASIVSEIVSWRNHTLEASGLGSFIAQATTKGNWPEIIWGIIVMCLLVVFVNRLIWRKLYTIAEKKYHLE; the protein is encoded by the coding sequence ATGAAAGGTTTGTTCATTGCAATGAATCACAAAAATAAATTTGGTTGGGCGGATATCGTTGTGATTTTCCTGCTGCTGTCCGTTCTGTATGCTGCTGCCAAACTGGGTTCAGGCATGCGAGTACCGCTCTCTCAAGAACATCAGCCAACCTTGAGCCTGGATCCCATATGGCTGCCTTATTATGCAGGACGTTCTCTGCTTCGAATGTTTATTGCTTTTGGCGCATCACTCATTTTTACATTTGTTTACGGACATATCGCGGCGTACAATCGTACGGCAGAAAAATTCATGATCCCGGCTATTGATATTTTACAGTCCGTACCTGTGCTGGGCTTCCTCACAGCAACAGTCATAGCTTTTATGGCTTTGTTTCCGGGGAATCTGCTCGGAGTTGAATGTGCATCGATTTTTGCAATATTCACCGGTCAGGTCTGGAATATGACGTTTAGTTTTTATCATTCGCTTTCGACAATTCCCCGCGATTTGAATGAAGCTTCCAAGATTCATCGGTTGGGTGTTTGGACTCGTTTTACCAAGTTGGAGGTTCCATTTTCCATGATCGGATTGGTATGGAACAGCATGATGTCATTCGGCGGGGGATGGTTTTTTCTCGCGGCAAGCGAATCCATTAGCGTATTGAATCAGGATATCCATTTACCCGGTATAGGATCATACATGGCAATGGCAGCAGACCAAGGAAACAGCAGCGCAATCGCATATTCTATCATTACTATGGTCATCATGATCATTGCCGTCGATCAGTTATTCTGGAAGTCCGTTGTCGCTTGGACACAAAAATTCAAAAACGAACAGACGGAAGCCATTGAAATGCCAACTTCTTGGGTGTTTGACATTCTCAAACGAGCTCGTTTTGTTCAATGGGTGAATCGCAAAGTAACGACTATTGTTCATGATTCCATGATCAGGCTGATTGAAACAGGCACAAGTGTTCAATTACCGCCAACACCATTACTCCTCAAGAGAATGATGAAATGGACAGTAGGGATCATTGGAAGTATATTCGTCTCGAAACTCGTTTACGAAGGTATTTTAGAGATCGCTAAATTAAGCTGGTATGAAGTTTTTCATGTGGTTATACTAGGTCTACTCACGGCATTACGAGTGTTTTTGTCTACGCTGTTGGCCGCTCTATGGACGCTTCCCATTGGAGTATTCATAGGAATGAACCCACGTTTTTCAAAAATTGCCCAGCCTGTTGTTCAAATTTTGGCTTCTTTTCCAGCGAACATGACATTTCCGTTCTTTACCATTATATATTTACAACTCGGTATTAACATGGAATGGGGGGCAATCCCTCTCATGATGCTAGGAACACAATGGTACATTCTTTTCAATGTAATAGCTGGAGCTATGTCTATACCTTCTGATCTCAAAGAAGCAGCTGCAGTCTTGAAATTGACGAGGTGGCAAACTTGGAAAAGGCTAATCCTTCCAGGAGTTTTTCCTTTTATGGTCACTGGCTGTATTACAGCAAGTGGAGGCGCTTGGAATGCAAGCATTGTCTCCGAGATCGTTTCATGGAGGAACCATACGTTGGAAGCATCGGGATTGGGATCGTTTATCGCTCAAGCAACGACTAAGGGAAATTGGCCGGAAATTATTTGGGGGATTATTGTGATGTGTCTGTTGGTTGTGTTCGTTAATCGCTTGATATGGCGAAAGCTGTACACTATAGCAGAGAAGAAATACCATTTGGAATGA
- a CDS encoding FtsW/RodA/SpoVE family cell cycle protein, translated as MLVKLKNLDIPILFILACFLVISTFVIYSATYGTKYQGLHINNAVMFLVLLIPMLLIACMDYRIVVRHLSWILYGISILLLVYVMFKGMTINGSRRWINLGIMQFQPSELAKVSVILLAAKLLEKRNGDTLHLFKDLNIKLFQQGL; from the coding sequence TTGCTTGTTAAATTGAAAAATCTGGATATCCCTATTTTATTCATATTAGCCTGCTTCTTGGTCATCAGTACATTTGTCATATACAGTGCGACCTATGGAACCAAATATCAGGGTTTGCACATCAACAATGCTGTAATGTTTCTAGTTTTACTCATACCTATGCTTCTTATAGCATGTATGGATTATAGAATAGTTGTCCGTCACTTATCTTGGATTTTATACGGAATATCCATCCTTCTCCTCGTGTATGTCATGTTTAAAGGGATGACCATCAATGGCTCCCGACGATGGATCAATCTGGGTATCATGCAATTTCAACCGTCAGAGTTGGCCAAAGTTTCTGTGATCCTCTTGGCAGCAAAACTGCTTGAAAAAAGAAACGGAGATACTTTGCATTTATTTAAAGATTTGAATATCAAGTTGTTTCAGCAAGGTCTTTAA
- a CDS encoding FtsW/RodA/SpoVE family cell cycle protein codes for MIFKFKDILPIGLLITVPFFIVLTQPDLGTSIVFVCIFLGMLWIGNVRVTHSIIGLVGLASMIAGITALYFYDFSLFSKIVKPHQLHRIQTFLNPASDPNQSWHVLNSIKAVGTGQFLGEGFKHGKFVQAGYIPYDYADSIFVVIGEEFGFAGSTVLILLYFILIYQLIKIAMDCNDLSGTYVVIGVISMFTLQIFENIAMHTGLMPLTGIALPFISYGGSSLMTNMISIGLVLSIKIHGKKPF; via the coding sequence TTGATATTCAAATTTAAAGATATCCTTCCCATTGGGCTGCTTATAACAGTGCCCTTTTTTATTGTGCTTACCCAACCCGATCTCGGAACCTCCATTGTGTTTGTTTGTATTTTTTTAGGGATGCTATGGATTGGGAATGTACGAGTAACCCATTCGATCATAGGACTTGTTGGATTAGCTAGTATGATCGCAGGGATCACAGCTTTATATTTTTATGATTTCAGTCTGTTTTCCAAAATTGTAAAGCCTCATCAGCTGCACCGTATCCAAACCTTCTTGAATCCAGCGAGTGATCCCAATCAAAGCTGGCACGTATTGAATTCAATCAAAGCTGTGGGCACAGGACAGTTTTTAGGCGAGGGATTCAAACACGGGAAGTTCGTACAAGCTGGTTACATTCCATACGACTATGCAGACTCTATATTTGTCGTCATTGGAGAGGAGTTTGGATTTGCGGGCTCGACTGTCCTTATTCTCTTATACTTTATTCTCATCTATCAATTAATCAAAATCGCGATGGATTGTAACGATTTGTCTGGGACTTATGTTGTGATTGGGGTAATATCCATGTTCACACTGCAAATATTCGAAAACATAGCCATGCATACCGGGCTGATGCCGCTAACGGGAATTGCTTTGCCTTTTATCAGTTACGGCGGAAGCTCACTCATGACGAACATGATTTCCATTGGTTTAGTCCTAAGTATTAAGATTCATGGAAAGAAACCTTTTTAG
- the ftsW gene encoding putative lipid II flippase FtsW → MTAVKRGKPDFLFLFLTFLLVSFGLVMVFSASAATSIMRYHSAWYFEKKQSVWAIIGVISMFIFMNIHYKKFEKWVKILFLGSLILLILVVIVGTNINGHKSWFGIGPFGVQPTELAKIALVLYIAALIHKKGEKFQQFKKGLLPVILLMGLVAGLIMLQPDIGSVIVILLGTSIVIIVGGANSKHLLAILLCVSPIALIIVLAKSYRIQRFTSFLHPWTDPQGTSYQLVQSLYAFGHGGITGTGFGLGIEKNFYLPEAHTDFIFSVIGEEFGFIGDAIFLLIYVLFLWRGLLIAVRCEDLFGCLAGIGIISLIGFQALVNLGGVTGSIPITGIPLPFISYGGSSLLISLTSIGILLSISREKESKPDLHNLIIEKQ, encoded by the coding sequence ATGACTGCCGTAAAGAGAGGAAAACCTGACTTTCTCTTTCTTTTTCTGACCTTTTTGCTGGTATCTTTTGGTTTAGTCATGGTTTTTAGTGCAAGTGCAGCAACATCCATCATGAGGTACCATAGTGCTTGGTACTTTGAAAAAAAACAATCCGTTTGGGCCATAATCGGAGTGATTTCAATGTTCATTTTTATGAATATTCATTATAAAAAATTTGAAAAATGGGTCAAGATCTTATTTTTGGGTAGTCTTATTCTTTTAATACTCGTCGTAATTGTAGGTACGAATATTAACGGTCATAAAAGCTGGTTCGGTATAGGACCCTTTGGGGTTCAACCAACTGAATTGGCTAAAATTGCTTTAGTGCTTTATATAGCTGCCTTAATCCATAAAAAAGGTGAAAAATTTCAGCAATTTAAAAAGGGACTCTTACCCGTTATTCTTCTTATGGGTTTAGTAGCTGGGCTCATCATGCTTCAACCTGATATTGGCTCTGTTATTGTCATTCTTCTGGGTACCTCGATAGTTATTATTGTTGGCGGGGCTAATTCCAAGCATTTGCTAGCCATATTATTATGTGTTTCCCCAATAGCCTTGATAATCGTTTTGGCCAAAAGCTATCGAATACAAAGATTTACTTCTTTTTTGCATCCGTGGACCGATCCACAAGGAACCTCCTATCAGCTTGTACAATCCTTGTATGCTTTTGGACATGGTGGAATTACTGGAACAGGATTTGGACTAGGCATAGAAAAGAATTTTTATCTGCCCGAAGCGCATACTGATTTTATTTTTTCAGTAATTGGAGAAGAATTTGGATTTATAGGAGACGCTATTTTTTTACTCATTTATGTATTGTTTTTATGGAGGGGCCTTCTAATTGCTGTTCGATGTGAGGATTTGTTTGGATGTTTGGCCGGAATAGGGATTATTTCTCTAATAGGGTTCCAGGCCCTGGTCAATTTAGGGGGAGTCACCGGCAGTATTCCTATAACGGGAATACCACTTCCATTTATAAGCTACGGCGGTTCCTCCTTGCTGATAAGCTTAACAAGCATTGGGATTTTACTAAGCATCTCGCGAGAAAAAGAATCCAAACCTGATTTACATAATCTTATTATTGAAAAACAATGA
- a CDS encoding alkaline phosphatase family protein, translated as MHLKQKILGSALSSLVMTSSVAMAPVSADRSVTNSPVKHTVVIFQENRTFDNYWGTYPYAPGFHAISGTPQDVVNFKHVSDNVVKDVSGNVYNPDDNGNPVYPWHDTGKAKIQQPDVNHGYADMIAMVDGGKMDKFYTMNSKGTNPTRGKLSMSYFDYNEIPAYWQYAQHYALADNYFQPVSGPSTPGAFYLIAAQSGNGSDPANNNVPSSQITSDPSPKNGPFGGDNPKGLTYNLTYKNIGDELTANNQSWAWYAGGWDAAKANPGSPEALKYSPHHNPFQYFQNYEDGKYIQNLKDYTHFSQDVANGTLPTVSFIKGGYGDDEHPGLGNQSTPSAEDFTVKTINQIMNSPYWKDTAIIVTYDEGGGFYDHVAPPEAVKTADGLIGNSTRVPALVISPYSKQNYVSHVQYDHTSILKFLEWNYNLPALNNRDKNANNLLDMFDFKHPNAKPYVYQLGAAVDPKSDYYHNINGEIDLNGAKKEDTTITLINNADRTVQTAKYGQTLASQYGDFGLTALETANGKLQYHFQVPSGTFIVKVRSGNNTSSATITTNSVNTMTYNGVTFYNDKSDHKLVRGSNGNNDNNEDSNENVNDVDDGSK; from the coding sequence ATGCATTTAAAACAAAAAATTCTTGGCTCTGCATTGAGCAGCCTGGTGATGACATCATCTGTTGCCATGGCTCCGGTAAGTGCTGATCGCTCTGTTACGAATTCACCCGTCAAGCACACTGTCGTCATCTTTCAGGAAAATCGGACTTTTGATAACTACTGGGGGACTTATCCTTATGCTCCGGGATTTCACGCAATAAGCGGGACTCCGCAAGATGTAGTTAATTTCAAGCATGTATCGGACAATGTTGTAAAGGATGTATCGGGCAATGTCTACAATCCTGATGATAACGGGAACCCGGTGTATCCGTGGCATGATACGGGAAAAGCCAAAATTCAACAACCTGACGTCAACCATGGCTACGCTGACATGATCGCCATGGTGGATGGCGGAAAAATGGACAAGTTCTATACCATGAATTCCAAAGGGACCAATCCTACCCGCGGAAAACTATCCATGTCCTATTTTGATTACAATGAAATCCCGGCCTATTGGCAATACGCTCAACACTATGCTTTGGCCGACAACTATTTCCAACCTGTTTCCGGTCCTTCTACTCCAGGTGCCTTTTATTTAATAGCCGCTCAATCCGGCAATGGATCTGACCCGGCTAACAATAATGTTCCTTCCTCGCAAATTACCAGTGATCCCAGTCCCAAAAACGGTCCGTTCGGCGGAGATAATCCAAAAGGACTTACGTACAATCTCACATATAAAAACATCGGTGATGAACTCACAGCCAACAATCAATCTTGGGCATGGTATGCGGGTGGATGGGATGCTGCCAAAGCTAATCCCGGCTCTCCGGAAGCCTTAAAATATTCGCCGCATCATAATCCGTTTCAATATTTCCAGAATTATGAAGATGGTAAATATATTCAAAATTTAAAGGACTATACTCATTTTTCTCAGGACGTTGCGAACGGGACTCTGCCGACAGTTAGTTTTATAAAAGGCGGTTACGGTGACGATGAACATCCGGGATTAGGAAATCAAAGTACACCATCCGCAGAAGATTTTACCGTCAAAACGATCAATCAAATCATGAATAGCCCTTACTGGAAAGACACGGCTATAATTGTCACTTACGACGAAGGCGGCGGGTTTTACGACCATGTTGCTCCACCTGAAGCTGTTAAAACTGCAGACGGTCTCATAGGAAACAGCACACGAGTTCCGGCATTAGTGATTTCGCCTTACTCAAAGCAAAACTATGTAAGCCATGTGCAGTATGATCATACGTCTATCTTGAAATTCCTTGAATGGAATTATAATTTGCCTGCATTAAACAATCGCGATAAAAATGCCAACAATCTGCTGGATATGTTCGATTTTAAACATCCAAACGCTAAGCCGTATGTGTATCAACTAGGAGCCGCAGTGGATCCGAAAAGTGATTATTACCATAACATCAACGGTGAAATTGACCTGAATGGCGCAAAAAAAGAGGACACAACCATTACCCTGATAAATAATGCCGACCGTACCGTACAAACGGCAAAATATGGACAAACTCTTGCCTCCCAGTATGGGGACTTCGGTCTGACTGCGTTGGAAACCGCTAACGGTAAACTTCAGTATCATTTTCAAGTTCCAAGCGGTACTTTTATCGTTAAGGTACGCAGTGGAAATAACACATCAAGCGCAACTATAACAACAAACAGCGTTAACACGATGACTTACAATGGCGTAACCTTTTATAATGATAAATCTGATCATAAGCTAGTACGCGGCAGCAACGGCAATAATGACAATAATGAAGACAGCAATGAAAATGTGAATGATGTTGACGATGGATCTAAATAA
- a CDS encoding DedA family protein: MKHNLLLFIAHFGYIGIFAALVLGIIGLPIPDEFIMTFAGYLISQGKLNYLITVIVSTAGSFTGMSVSYFIGYKFGYPLLEKHGSKFLITKAKLDRAHNWFQRFGKFAVLIGYFIPGVRHLTAYFAGISKWSYPNFIVYAAPGSFLWSISFITLGTFLGVHWHVVTEKIHSYLLVILILLIVGALVVWYFRKAEDNKANAD, encoded by the coding sequence ATGAAGCATAACCTTTTATTGTTTATTGCCCATTTTGGCTATATTGGCATTTTTGCTGCTTTAGTGCTTGGAATTATAGGCTTGCCTATACCTGATGAGTTCATTATGACGTTTGCAGGATACTTGATCTCACAAGGAAAGCTTAACTATTTGATTACCGTTATAGTTTCAACGGCAGGCAGCTTTACCGGCATGTCTGTGAGCTATTTTATCGGGTATAAATTTGGTTACCCGCTATTGGAGAAGCACGGTAGTAAATTCCTTATTACCAAAGCGAAGTTGGATCGAGCTCACAACTGGTTCCAAAGATTTGGAAAATTCGCAGTGCTTATAGGATACTTTATTCCTGGAGTTCGCCATTTAACGGCTTATTTTGCAGGTATCAGCAAATGGTCTTACCCCAATTTCATCGTATATGCGGCACCCGGGTCCTTTCTCTGGTCCATTTCTTTTATTACATTAGGTACCTTTTTGGGAGTTCATTGGCATGTCGTTACCGAAAAGATCCACAGTTACCTGTTGGTTATACTAATCTTATTAATTGTAGGTGCACTAGTTGTATGGTATTTCAGAAAAGCTGAAGACAATAAAGCTAACGCGGATTGA
- a CDS encoding DUF2653 family protein — MKILFDEQDVVDSVHVFIAAKENRGFVEGSEPHQVKEVELIFDSGISASGRIHGFNHYLSQQDVIDAVATYLSSYYSFEADRLLIDLAWDETTKKFSAEIVVER; from the coding sequence ATGAAAATTCTTTTTGATGAACAGGATGTAGTGGATTCAGTTCATGTATTTATTGCTGCCAAAGAGAATAGAGGCTTCGTTGAAGGAAGCGAGCCTCATCAAGTCAAAGAGGTCGAGCTTATTTTTGATTCCGGAATATCAGCAAGTGGAAGAATCCACGGATTCAATCATTACTTGAGTCAGCAAGATGTCATCGATGCAGTAGCCACGTATTTGTCGTCCTATTACTCGTTCGAAGCGGATCGTTTATTGATCGATTTAGCATGGGACGAAACGACGAAGAAATTTAGTGCGGAGATCGTCGTAGAACGGTAG